CCGTTTCGTTCAATCTGTCGCCGAATGTCGCGCTCGGCGACGCCGTCGCGGCGATGGAGCGAACGGCGGCCGAGCTTCATATGCCGGCCTCGATCCAGTCCGGCTTCTCCGGAGCCGCCGCAGCATTCCAGAAGGTGATCGTCCAGGAGGGGATTCTGGCCATTGTGGCGATCGCCGTGATCTACATAATTCTCGGCATCCTCTATGAGAGTTTCGTCCATCCGGTGACGGTTCTGTCGACTTTGCCGTCGGCCGGCTTGGGCGCGATCCTGACGCTGACGGCGTTGAACATCGAATTTACGGTGGTCGCCTTCATCGGCGTGATCTTACTGACAGGAATCGTCAAAAAGAACGCGATCATGATGATCGACGTGGCGATCCGGGCGCAACGCCGACACGGCTTGCCGGCGCGGGACGCCATACACCAAGCATGTCTACTGCGTTTTAGGCCGATCACGATGACGACGGTCGCGACGATTTTCGGAGCCGCGCCGCTCGCCCTCGGCGGGGGCGACGGCGCCGAGTTTCGGCAGCCTCTCGGGATCGCCGTCATCGGAGGGCTCGTCGTCAGCCAAGTGCTGACGCTCTACACGACTCCGGTGATCTATCTGTATCTCGATCGGTTGGTTCGGCGTGGAAGACATTCGAGCGATGGAACAGCGGTCGTTCCGCTGAGCGAGGCGGGAAAATGACAGATGCGCGCCTTCTCTGCTGCGAGAGAGCCGGCCTCGCCTATTTGGACAGCGCCCCACGAAAATAAGGTGGATTCCTGCCGGGGTTTGCCGAACGCGGGGCTTTCGCGATTTTGTCGCGGCGTCGGGAGGGCGTAGCCCGACCAGAGGCGCGACAAAATCGCGGCGACGATCATGCCGCCATCACGGCCTCTCCACAACCAAAATAAGCCTCGTCTGGCGTGCGGGCGTCGAGGCTCGAATGCGGGCGCCGCTCATTGTAAAAGGCCAGATATTCGGCGATCGACGCGCGCGCCTCGGACACGCTGTCATAGGCGCGCAGATAGACCTCTTCATATTTGACGCTGCGCCACAGCCTCTCGACGAACACATTGTCACGCCAGGCCCCCTTGCCGTCCATGCTGATGGCGATTTTCGCATCGAGCAGCACGCTCGTGAACTCATTGCCGGTGAACTGGCTGCCCTGGTCCGTGTTGAAAATCTCCGGTCCGCCATGCTTTGCCAGCGCCTCTTTCAACGCCTCGACGCAAAACTCCGCCTCCATCGTGATCGATACGCGATGCGCCAGCACGCGCCGGCTCGCCACGTCGACGACCGCCGCGAGATAGACGAAGCCGCGCCGCATCGGGATATAGGAGATGTCCGTCGCCCAGACATGATCGGGCCGCTCGATCTTCACGCCGCGCAGGAGATAAGGGTAGATCTTGTGCCCTGGCGCGGGCTTGCCCGTGTTGGGACGCCGATAGATCGCGGCAATGCCCATCCGCTTCATCAGCGTCGCCACATGGCGGCGACCGACGACGACGCCCTCGCGCCGCAAAAGATCGCGCAGCATCCGCGCCCCCGCAAAGGGATGGTCGAGATGCAATTCGTCGATCCGCCGCATGAGCTTCAAATCCTCGGCCGAGACCGGTCGCGGCTTGTAGTAGACCGAGCTGCGGGCGACGCCGAGCGCTCGCGCCTGACGGGCGATGGGGAGCTCGGGGCTGCGGTCGATCATCGTTTTACGCTCAGCAATCCCGCTTTGGTGAGCGCGCCGGACAAAAAATCATTGGTCAGCGTCAGTTCGCCGATCTTGGTGGACACCATGTGGACACCACGCCGGAAAAGCGAAAGGCCGCCTCGCGACGGCCTTCTCACAATACTCTGATTTCGATGAGGAAATTTGGAGCGGGCGAAGGGATCCGAACCCTCGACCCCAACCTTGGCAAGGTTGGGAATTCTGTCGGGACGAGGGCGTCCCGCTTGCCATGGATGCAAGCGAAGGCGAGGGACGGATCCCTTGACCCCCCAAATCTGCACCTTATCTTTGGAAGGCTGTGGTTCCCCTGAGCTATAGCAAGCGAGACGCCCCGACCGTAGACTACGCGGCGGGGCGTTTCTTTTCTTCCTCAGATTATGCCATGCACGCGGCATAGAGCAAGCAGCAGTTGAATCCAACACTCGCTATCTCGCCGTATGTGGAGTCGGGTTTACGCTTTCGCATCCCGCTGGTAAAAAAGATCATGGTTCGTCTGCTCCGCGCGCTTCTTCCCATCCTCGTGCTGGCTTCGCTGCTGGCCGGCGGGGGAGCGGCTCCGCGCGCCGATCGCGGATGCGATGGCATGAGCGCCGCGGCTATGGACGATTGCCATAAAGCTGTCGGAGATCACGGCGCCCAAAGCGCCGACGATTGCACGGCAGTGTCTTGCGGCCAGGCCTCACCGGTCGCCGGCTCGATCGAAGCATTCTTCCGCCTGCCGGTCATCCCCGTGGTGGTCGCGATCGTCGCCGCGAGCGACGTCGATCCCACCTCCCTGGCCGGTTCTCCGGATCTTCGACCTCCGATCGCCTGAAGCCATATTCGCCGGCTCCGCCGCTCACGCGGGGAACGGCTTCGTGAGCTTCAACGCAATCCGCCGCCGCTGCGGCTGGAGATCGAAATCATGCCTCCTTTCGCGCCTCTGTTCGGCGCGCTCGCACTCGCTGCGAGCGTGACCGCGTCCGTGCTTCACGCTTCCCATTCCGACGCGGCCCGATCGGATCACCCGACGGCAGTCGCCGCGCTCGACGATCCCATTCTCTTCTATCGCGATCCGATGGGGGGCGCGGAGGTCTCGCGCCATCCGCGCAAGGACGGGATGGGAATGGACTTTCTGCCGGTGCGCCGATCGCGGATCGCGCCGTTCGTCGGAAAGCTTCCAGATCCGCCCGCGGCCTCGCGCGAGGAGCCGCTCTTCTACCGTGATCCGATGGGCGGCGACGATATTTCCGCAGGCCCGCGAAAGGACGGCATGGGGATGGACTATCTGCCGGTTCGGCCGGTCGATCTGCGCGCCGTCCTCCCCGAACTCTCCGCGAAGCCGCGTGCGAAGCGAATCCTCTATTACCGCAATCCCATGGGGCTGCCGGATGTTTCGCCGGCGCCGAAGAAGGATGCGATGGGCATGGATTACACGCCCGTCTACGAGGGCGAGGACGTGGAGGCCGATGGCGCGGTGCGCATAGCGCCCGGAAAAATTCAGCGGACGGGCGTACGCTCGGAACTCGTGAGGCGTCGGCCGCTCATCGCCAAGATTCGCGTGCCCGGCGCGGTGCAGGTCGACGAGCGCCGCGTCGCCGTGGTCGCGACGCGCTCCGAGGCTTTCGTCGAAAAGGTCGCCGAGGCCACGACCGGCGCGCGCGTCTCGAAAGGCCAGCCTCTTGTGCGTCTCTATTCGCCGGCCATCGCCGCCGCGGCGGCGGATTATCTGGTCTTCGCAAACTCTCGCAGCGGCGGCGACGCAGGCTTGATCGACGGCTTGCGGAGGAAGCTCGAGACCCTGAACGCGCCGCCGGAATTCATCGCCGAGATCGCCCGCAGCCGGCGTGTGCCGGCGAGCGTCTCCTGGCCGGCGCCGCGCGAGGGCGTCATCCTCGAGCGCAACGCCGTCGACGGAATGAAGGCCGAGGCCGGTCAAGTGCTGTTCCGCATAGCCGATCTCTCGGTCGTCTGGGCTCTCGTCGACGTCGCCGAGCAGGATTATGCGCGGCTGCGCGTCGGCCAAGCTGTCGAGATCAGGGCGCGCGGCCTTCCCGATCGCGTCTTCGCCGGCCATGTGACGGTCGTCTATCCGCAGATCAATCGCGAGACGCGCACCGCGCGCGTGCGCATCGAACTGCCCAACGCCGATCTGATCTTGCGGCCGGACATGTATGTCGAGGCGGAGATTCTGGCCGGCGACGCCGAACAGATCGTGACCGCGCCCGAGAGCGCGGTGATCGAGACCGGCAAGCGCGCGCTCGTGCTGCTCGACAAGGGCGAGGGCCGCTTCGAGCCGCGCGAGGTGACGCTCGGCCGGCGCGGCGAGGGATTCGTCGAGGTGAGGAGCGGGCTCGACGAGACGGACCGCGTGGTGACGGCGGCCAATTTCCTCATCGATTCGGAAAGCAATCTGCGGGCGGCGCTGCAGACGCTCGCGGGAGCGGAGGCGACGCGATGATCGGACGGCTCATCGCCTGGTCGGCGCGCAATCTCGTCCTCGTCTTCCTCGGCGCAGGTTTTGCGGTCGGGGCGGGAGCCTATGCGCTGCGCACGCTGCCGCTCGACGCGCTTCCCGATCTCTCCGACGTACAGGCGATCGTCTACACGGAATATCCGGGACAGGCGCCGCAGGTGGTCGAGGACCAGGTCACCTATCCGCTGACGAGCGCCATGCTCACAGTGCCGCGCTCCAAAGTGGTGCGCGGCTTCTCCTTCTTCGGCGTTTCTTTCGTCTATGTGATCTTCGAGGACGGCGTCGATCTCTATTGGGCGCGCTCGCGCGTGCTCGAATATTTGAGCGCCGCGGCCAAGAAGCTGCCGCAAGGCGTGACGCCGGCGCTCGGTCCGGACGCGACGGGGGTCGGCTGGGTCTATCAATATGCGCTCGTCGCCAAGGAGATGACGCTCGCCGAGCTGCGCTCGCTCCAGGATTGGACATTGCGCTACGGCCTCTCCAAGGCCGAAGGCGTGGCGGAAGTTGCGAGCGTCGGCGGCTTCGTCAAGCAATATAATGTCGTCGCCGATCCGAATCGGCTGCGAGCGCTCGGCGTCTCCTTGAAGCAGCTGCGCGAGGCGATCCGCGCGAGCAACGCGGATGTCGGCGGCCGCACGGTCGAGCTCTCCGAATTCGAGTTCATCGTGCGCGGCCGCGGCTATTTGAAGAGCGCCGCCGATATCGAGCATATCGGCCTGCGCGCGGAGAACGGCACACCGCTGCTGCTGCGCGACGTCGCGCGCGTGGAGCTCGGGCCGGACGAGCGGCGCGGCGTCGCCGAGCTCGACGGCGAGGGCGAGGTCGCGAGCGGAATCGCCTTGCAGCGCTACGGCGTCAATGCGCTGAGCGTGATCGACAATGTGAAGGCGGCGCTGGCCCGGCTCGCGCCCGCCCTGCCGCAGGGCGTGGAGATCGCGACCGTCTATGATCGCTCGCAGCTCATTCACGCGGCGATCGAGACGCTGCGTGGAACGCTCTTCGAGGAGAGTGTCATCGTCGCCCTCGTCTGCGCAGTGTTCCTGCTGCATCTGCGCAGCGCGCTCGTCGCGGTGATCATGCTGCCGGTCGGCGTGCTCCTCGCCTTCGCGGCGATGAGAGCGCTCGGCCTCGGCTCCAACATCATGAGCCTCGGGGGCGTCGCCGTCGCCATCGGCGCGATGGTCGATGCCGCGATCGTCATGATCGAGAACGCCCACAAGCATCTGGAGCGAGCGCCGCCGGAAAAGCCCCGCATCGACATAGTGATCGAGGCGGCGAGCGAGGTCGGGCCGGCGCTGTTCTTCAGCCTGCTCGTTATCACCGTGTCCTTCCTGCCGATCTTCACGCTGGAGGCGCAGGAGGGAAGGCTGTTCGCGCCGCTCGCCTATACGAAGACTTTCGCCATGGCCGCGGCGGCGCTTCTGTCGGTGACGCTGGTTCCGGCGCTGATGGTCGTCTTCGTGCGCGGAAGCATCGCGCCGGAGGCGAAAAATCCGATCAACCGAGCGCTCATCTTTCTCTATCGCCCGATCATCGCGCGCGTCCTGAAGGCGAAGACGGCGACGATCCTTCTCGCATTTCTCGCGATCGTCGCGACGATCGTTCCGGCGCGCGAGCTCGGCGGCGAGTTCATGCCGACGCTGGACGAAGGCGCTCTGCTCTATATGCCGACGACGCTGCCCGGCCTCTCGGTCACCAAGGCGGCCGAGCTGCTGCAGACGCAGGACCGCATCATCAAATCTTTTCCCGAGGTCGCGTCCGCCTATGGCAAGGCCGGGCGCGCTGCGACCGCGACCGATCCGGCGCCGCTCGAAATGTTCGAGACGGTCGTCAGCCTGAAGCCGAAAGATCAATGGCGGCCGGGAATGACGACGAGCAAGCTCGTCGCCGAGCTCGACGCCGCCTTGCAGTTTCCCGGCGTCTCCAACGCCTGGACCATGCCGATCAAGGCGCGGGTCGACATGCTCGCGACGGGCATTCGTACGCCGATCGGCGTGAAAATCTTCGGCCGCGATCTCGCGCAGATGGAAGGCGTCGCGCGGCAGGTCGAGGTCGTGCTGAAGCGCGTTCCCGGCACGGCGAGCGCCTATGCCGAGCGCGTCAACGGCGGCTATTTCCTCGACATCGTCCCCGAACATCCCGCGCTCGCGCGCTATAATCTGATGATCGGCGATGTGCAGGAGGTGATCGCCACCGCGCTCGGCGGAGAGACGATCACGACGACGGTCGAAGGGCGCGAGCGCTATGGCGTCAACATCCGCTATCCGCGCGAGTTCCGCTCCGATCCGCAGACGATCGCGAAAGAAGTGCTCGTGCCGCTGCCGCGTGGCGGCGCGGTTCCGCTGGGCGAGGTCGCGAGGATCGAGCTCATGCGCGGGCCGACGTCGATCCGCACGGAGAACGGCCAGCTCGCGGTCTATGTCTTCGTCGATGTGCGCGACCGCGATCTTGGCTCCTATGTCGCCGAGGCGCAAAAGGCGGTGGCGCAATCGATCGCTTTTCCTGCCGGTACCTATGTGACCTGGAGCGGGCAGTTCGAATATATGCAGCGCGCCGAGGCGCGATTGAAAATCGTCGTTCCGCTGACGCTCGCGATCATCTTCCTGCTGCTCTATCTCAATTTCCGTCGCTTGACTGAGACGCTGATCGTGATGGCGTCCTTGCCCTTCGCGCTGGTCGGCGGCGTGTGGGCGATGTGGCTCATGGGCTTCGACCTCTCGGTCGCGGCGGCGGTCGGCTTCATCGCGCTCGCCGGCGTCGCCGCAGAGACCGGCGTCGTCATGCTGATCTATCTGGATCAGGCGCTGAAGGAGATCGCCGCCGAGCGCGCCACGCAGGGGCGCACCTTCACGCGCGCCGATCTGCAAGAGGCGATCATGCTCGGCGCCGTCGAGCGCGTGCGTCCGAAGATGATGACGGTCACGGCCATCATCGCCGGCCTGCTGCCGATCCTCTGGAGCCATGGCGCAGGCTCGGAGGTCATGCAGCGCATCGCGGCGCCGATGATCGGCGGAATGGTCTCCTCGACCGTGCTGACGCTCGTCGTCATTCCGGCGATCTATGCGCTGGTGAAGGGCTTCCGCTTACCCCGCGCCGGAGTCACTTCGAACGCAGGCCGAGCAGCACGTGGCCGTCCGGCTCGGAATTGACGCTCGATCCCGTGACGGCGGAGGGCTTCGACGCGAGCGTCCGCGCGCGCAGGCGAGAGGCGTCGACGCCGAGCCGCGTCAGCGCCAGGACGACCGCCTCCGCCCGCTGCTTCGACAGCTTCTTGGCGTCGCCATGGACGGCGACGATCGCTCTGGCGCGGGGATGGGTCGCCAGAATATAGGCGATCGCCTGCAGTTGCCTCTGCGCAGTGGGTTGCAGGCCGGCTCCGCGCGGCTCGAACGCCACGCCGTCGAGCTCGAACCAGGCGAGCTTTCGCGCTGGCGGCGTTTCGCGCTCTAAGTAGGCGCGCAGCTTCGACTCCACTCCTTCGCTCGCAGCGACGCTGGATCGCGCATCCGTCTTGGGCGCTTCGGCCGATCGCTCCGTGACCGAGGGCGCCGGCTCGCGTCGTGCTGGCGGAGATGGCGGCGTCTCGGCGATAGGGAAGCGCGGCCGCCAGTCGAGCCACGTCAGCCCCGCCGCGAGCGCCAGCGCGGCGGCCGTCGCCCCCGCCAACGCCAGACGTCTCGATCTTTCCGGGCGACGCAGGGCGCCGGCGGCCGCTGCCGGCTCTTCGATTTGCGATCGGCGCAGCCGCAGCGAATTGGCGATCACGCTCACCGACGAGAGCGCCATGGCCGCGGCGGCGATCGTCGGCGACAGCAGCAGGCCGAAAGCAGGATAGAGCGCGCCGGCGGCGATGGGCACGCCGGCGGCGTTGTAGAAAAAGGCGAAGAAAAGATTCTCGCGGATGTTGCGCATCGTCGCGGCCGAAAGGCGCCGGCCGCGGACGATGCCCCGCAAATCGCCTTTCAACAAGGTGACGCCTGCGCTCTCGATCGCGACATCGGTTCCCGTCCCCATGGCGATTCCCACATCGGCGGCGGCGAGGGCCGGCGCGTCGTTGACGCCGTCGCCCGCCATGGCGACGACGCGGCCGGACTCTCTCAGCCGGCTCACCACCTTGCTCTTGTCCTCCGGGAGTATCTCGGCTTCGACCTCGTCTATGCCGAGCCGCTTCGCCACCGCCCGAGCGGTCGTCCAATTGTCGCCCGTCAGCATGACGACGCGGACGCCGTCTTTCCGCAGCGCCTGCAGGGCGGCCGGCGTCGATTCCTTGACCGGATCGGCGATGCCGATCACGCCGGCCATAGCGCTATCGATGGCGACGAAAATCGCCGTGGCGCCGTCTGCCCTGAGCCCCTCCGCCTCGGCGTCAGCAGCGCCGGCGTCAATTCCGATCTCGTCCAGGAAACGGCGATTGCCGATGGCGAGCAATAGGTCTTCGACCACGCCCGTCACGCCCTTGCCGGCCGGCGAATCGAAATCCTTCGCCTCGGCGAGCTCGAGCCCGCGCGCCAGCGCCGATTGAACGATCGCCTGCGCCAGCGGGTGCTCGCTCGCGCGTTCGAGGCTCGCGGCCAGGCGCAGGAGATCATTCTCGGCGAGCCCCGCTGTCGGGCGGATGGCGATGACCTGCGGCTTGCCCTCGGTGAGGGTGCCGGTCTTGTCGACGACCAGCGTGTCGACCTTCTCGAAGCGCTCGAGCGCCTCGGCGTTCTTGATGAGCACGCCGCTCTGCGCGCCGCGTCCGACGCCGACCATGATCGACATGGGCGTCGCGAGGCCGAGCGCGCAGGGGCAGGCGATGATGAGGACGGAGACCGCGGCGACGAGGCCATAGGCCATGCGCGGCTCCGGTCCCCAGAGGGTCCAGGCGATGAAGGCGAGAATGGCGACGCCGATGACGGCCGGCACGAACCAGCCGGAGACCTGATCGGCGAGGCGCTGGATCGGCGCTCGGCTGCGCTGCGCTGCGGCGACCATGTCGACGATGCGCGCGAGCATCGTGTCGCGGCCGACCTTATCGGCGCGCATGACGAAGCCGCCGCTCTGGTTGAGCGCGCCGCCGATGACCTTGTCGCCGGCCGCCTTGGTCACCGGCAGAGACTCGCCCGTGACCAGAGATTCGTCGACCGAGCTGCGGCCGTCGAGCAACTCGCCGTCGACGGGCACCTTTTCCCCGGGGCGCACGCGAAGCCGATCGCCGACCGCGACATCCTCGAGCGGAATATCCTCGTCCGAGCCATCGGCAGCGACGCGGCGCGCGGATTTCGGCGCGAGATCGAGCAAGGCGCGAATCGCGCCGCCGGTCTGCTCTCGCGCGCGCAGCTCCAGCACCTGGCCGAGCAGCACGAGAACGGTGATGACGGCGGCGGCCTCGAAATAGATCGCGACCGAGCCATCCGCATTGTGGAAGGCCGCGGGAATCAGCGACGGCGCGAGAGTCGCGAGCGCGCTATAGGCGAAGGCCACTCCCGTGCCCATGGCGATGAGCGTGAACATGTTGAGATTGCGCGTGACGAGCGACCGCGCCGCCCGCACGAAGAAGGGCGCGCCGGCCCACAGCACCACCGGAGTCGCTAGAGCGAATTGAATCCAGTTGGAGGTCTGCGGCGGAATGAGATGATGAAGGCCGAAGAAATGCCCGCCCATTTCCAGAACGACGCCCGGAACGGCGAGAGCGAGGCCGATCCAGAACCGCTGTGTCATATCGACGAGCTCCGGGCTCGGTCCGCTCTCCGCGCTCGCGAGGACAGGCTCGAGCGCCATTCCGCAGATTGGACAATTGCCAGGCTGTGGCCGGCGGATCTGCGGATGCATCGGACATGTGTAGATCGCGCCCGGGCGAGAGCTTCGCCGAGCGCTTTCTTCGAGCGTGGTCCCCACCGGAGCAGGCGCACGCTCCTCTCGCGAGTGGTGATGGGCGTGCTCATGGGCCATGGGAGAACCCTTCAGAGACAATGGGGCGCGGATCGCCTCATTCGGAACGGCCGGTCATCGATCGGAAAACCAGAGATGGGAATATAGAGGCGGAAATCGCCGCGTTCGACCACCATTCCCGAGGTCGCATCCCGACGCTGGTCGCTTCCTCGAGCGGAGCTGGTGGCCGGGCCTATGGCGCCTATCCAATAGCCTTCCCGGAATGAGCGAGCTAACGTCGATCACGAAGTGATTCGGTGGCCAGCGTATGAATCCCCTGCGACCGAGGCTTCGCTATGTCGTGGCGACCACATACGTCCGTCGCTGAGCTGCGGCCACTATTTTTATCTTTTATCTATATCCTCGAGAAGCTCGGCACTGTTTCATTGATCGTCGGAACAGTTCATGGCTGCGCGCCAACTCCGCTGCCCTTTGTCGCCCCTGAGCCATTTGACGCCGGCGCACCCGCGCCCGCTACACGTTATCAATCTACGATCGGCTCTTACGTCAGCCAACGGCCGGTCCGACCAGGTTCCTGGAGAGAGCAAAATGCTCGGGTGATCCGATCATCGGATCACGGGCGTGACAGCGGCTCGGAGCATGCGCATTGAGTCGGCTCCGATGCTTTCCGTCGACGTCGCGACGACGTCGGCTCGGCTCGAGGATTCGAGCTGGCGCAGCATTGCTCTCTGCCATTACGCTCTCCGCTTGCGTCGGTTTTTCGGACGACGGCGGCATGAGCATTGTCGCGAGCTTCGCCGGCAACCCGCTCGAAAAGGACGTGCTGGCGATCCGCACCCCGGAGGACGCTGCGTCGGCTCGAGCTCGCGTCGAGCTTCTGCTCTCGCGAGCGCTGACCGCCGACTCCGCGGTGCAAATCGCTCTGCTCGGCAATCGCAGACTCCAAGCGGCATATAACGCCTTGGGCTCCGCGGAAGCGGCGATGGTGAGAGCAATCCTTCCGCCAAACCCGAGCTTTTCCATTTCGCGGATTGCCGGACCGCTGAAATTAGAGCTCGAGGCGATCATCGCCGCCGATATTCTCGCATTGGCGACTTTGCCGGCGCGGACGGAGATCGCCTCGGACCGGTTCCATCAGGCGCAGCTGCGCGCGGCCGAGGAGACACTCCGGCTCGCAGCCCGCGCGCGGAGGGTCTACTATCGCGCTGTCGCTGCGCGGGAGCTCGTCGATTTTCTCGCCAAGGCGAATTCGACGGCCGAAGCGGCGGCGCAGCTTGCCAGAGCATTGGGCGAAACCGGCGCGATGAACAAGCTCGATCAGGCGCGCGAGCAAGTGTTCTACGCCGATCTCACTGCTCAGCTCGCGAAGGCTCGCCAGCGCGCGATCGCCGAGCGCGAGCAGCTGATCCGCTCTCTGGGCCTGTGGGGCGATGATCTCGTTTTCAAGCTTCCCGCGGCCTTGCCGGTGCCGCCCTCTCGTCCACAAAACATGCCCATGGTCGAGCAGGAAGCGGTGGCGCGCCGCCCCGATCTTTTCATCGCAGGCATAGAACTCGACGAGCTCGCAAAGTCGTATGGGCTCGTCGGAGCGACCCGCTTCGTCAATGTCTTCCAGTTGTCCGGCATCTACAAGGACACGCGAGAAACCGTCACCAGTGTTTCGAGCGACGGGACGATCGACACCGAGAATGTTCGATTCAAGGTTGTTGGCCCAGGCGCCACGATTGAGATTCCGATTTTCGATCTCGGCGAGGCGCGCACGCGCGAAGCGGAGCAGAACTACATGCAGGCGTTCAACCGCTTGGCGGCAAAAGCGGTCGACGTTCGTTCAGAAGCACGATTGGCGTATCGCACCTATCGCTCGACGTGGGACATAGCAAATCATTATCGGCGCGAGATCTTGCCGCTGCGCAAGATCATCGTGGATGAAAGCCTACGGCGCTACAATGCGATGCTGATCGACGTCTTCCCACTGCTCGCCGAGGTGCGCCAGAGGATATTGGCGAGAATTGCGGCGATCGAAGCCAAGCGCGATTTCTGGCTCGCTAGCACAGACTTTCGAGCTGCGGTCATCGGCGGAGCCGAAGCGCGAGTCGAGGAGACGTCCCGGATCACGGACGGATGCGATCGGACAGTGACGAATGAGGGGGACAAACAATGATGTCTCGAAGGGGCTTCATCGGCGCCGCGGCTGGACTTGTAAGCGTCGCCGCTCTCAGCGGCCGCGTGCAAGCGGCGAGCATACCGGAAGCTCATTATGCGACGAGCGCGGCGACACAGCCTCCGTTGTCCCCCTCGAATGGTCCCGAATACCGACCCGTCGTGACGTTGAACGGGTGGAGCTTGCCCTGGCGCATGAACGAGGGCGTCAAAGAGTTTCATCTCGTCGCGGAAGCCGTCGAGCGTGAGTTCGCGCCCGGGATGAAAGTGCATCTTTGGGGCTACAACGGCCAATCGCCGGGTCCGACCATAGAGGCGGTCGAAGGCGATAAGATCCGCATTTTCGCGACGAATAAGCTGCCGGAACCCACCTCGATCCACTGGCATGGAATCTTGTTGCCGAATGGCATGGATGGCGTGGCCGGCGTCACGCAGCCTCATATTCCGCCGGGCAAGACCTTCGTCTACGAATTCGAGCTGAAGACGAGCGGGACGTTCATGTACCACACGCATTCGGACGAAATGGTGCAGATGGCGATGGGCTTGATGGGAATGATCGTCGTTCATCCGCGCGATCCCGAGCAGCATAGGGTCGATCGCGATTTCGCGTTCATGTTG
This genomic window from Methylosinus sp. H3A contains:
- a CDS encoding efflux RND transporter periplasmic adaptor subunit, whose product is MPPFAPLFGALALAASVTASVLHASHSDAARSDHPTAVAALDDPILFYRDPMGGAEVSRHPRKDGMGMDFLPVRRSRIAPFVGKLPDPPAASREEPLFYRDPMGGDDISAGPRKDGMGMDYLPVRPVDLRAVLPELSAKPRAKRILYYRNPMGLPDVSPAPKKDAMGMDYTPVYEGEDVEADGAVRIAPGKIQRTGVRSELVRRRPLIAKIRVPGAVQVDERRVAVVATRSEAFVEKVAEATTGARVSKGQPLVRLYSPAIAAAAADYLVFANSRSGGDAGLIDGLRRKLETLNAPPEFIAEIARSRRVPASVSWPAPREGVILERNAVDGMKAEAGQVLFRIADLSVVWALVDVAEQDYARLRVGQAVEIRARGLPDRVFAGHVTVVYPQINRETRTARVRIELPNADLILRPDMYVEAEILAGDAEQIVTAPESAVIETGKRALVLLDKGEGRFEPREVTLGRRGEGFVEVRSGLDETDRVVTAANFLIDSESNLRAALQTLAGAEATR
- a CDS encoding efflux RND transporter permease subunit produces the protein MIGRLIAWSARNLVLVFLGAGFAVGAGAYALRTLPLDALPDLSDVQAIVYTEYPGQAPQVVEDQVTYPLTSAMLTVPRSKVVRGFSFFGVSFVYVIFEDGVDLYWARSRVLEYLSAAAKKLPQGVTPALGPDATGVGWVYQYALVAKEMTLAELRSLQDWTLRYGLSKAEGVAEVASVGGFVKQYNVVADPNRLRALGVSLKQLREAIRASNADVGGRTVELSEFEFIVRGRGYLKSAADIEHIGLRAENGTPLLLRDVARVELGPDERRGVAELDGEGEVASGIALQRYGVNALSVIDNVKAALARLAPALPQGVEIATVYDRSQLIHAAIETLRGTLFEESVIVALVCAVFLLHLRSALVAVIMLPVGVLLAFAAMRALGLGSNIMSLGGVAVAIGAMVDAAIVMIENAHKHLERAPPEKPRIDIVIEAASEVGPALFFSLLVITVSFLPIFTLEAQEGRLFAPLAYTKTFAMAAAALLSVTLVPALMVVFVRGSIAPEAKNPINRALIFLYRPIIARVLKAKTATILLAFLAIVATIVPARELGGEFMPTLDEGALLYMPTTLPGLSVTKAAELLQTQDRIIKSFPEVASAYGKAGRAATATDPAPLEMFETVVSLKPKDQWRPGMTTSKLVAELDAALQFPGVSNAWTMPIKARVDMLATGIRTPIGVKIFGRDLAQMEGVARQVEVVLKRVPGTASAYAERVNGGYFLDIVPEHPALARYNLMIGDVQEVIATALGGETITTTVEGRERYGVNIRYPREFRSDPQTIAKEVLVPLPRGGAVPLGEVARIELMRGPTSIRTENGQLAVYVFVDVRDRDLGSYVAEAQKAVAQSIAFPAGTYVTWSGQFEYMQRAEARLKIVVPLTLAIIFLLLYLNFRRLTETLIVMASLPFALVGGVWAMWLMGFDLSVAAAVGFIALAGVAAETGVVMLIYLDQALKEIAAERATQGRTFTRADLQEAIMLGAVERVRPKMMTVTAIIAGLLPILWSHGAGSEVMQRIAAPMIGGMVSSTVLTLVVIPAIYALVKGFRLPRAGVTSNAGRAARGRPARN
- a CDS encoding TolC family protein, producing MSIVASFAGNPLEKDVLAIRTPEDAASARARVELLLSRALTADSAVQIALLGNRRLQAAYNALGSAEAAMVRAILPPNPSFSISRIAGPLKLELEAIIAADILALATLPARTEIASDRFHQAQLRAAEETLRLAARARRVYYRAVAARELVDFLAKANSTAEAAAQLARALGETGAMNKLDQAREQVFYADLTAQLAKARQRAIAEREQLIRSLGLWGDDLVFKLPAALPVPPSRPQNMPMVEQEAVARRPDLFIAGIELDELAKSYGLVGATRFVNVFQLSGIYKDTRETVTSVSSDGTIDTENVRFKVVGPGATIEIPIFDLGEARTREAEQNYMQAFNRLAAKAVDVRSEARLAYRTYRSTWDIANHYRREILPLRKIIVDESLRRYNAMLIDVFPLLAEVRQRILARIAAIEAKRDFWLASTDFRAAVIGGAEARVEETSRITDGCDRTVTNEGDKQ